A single Opisthocomus hoazin isolate bOpiHoa1 chromosome 1, bOpiHoa1.hap1, whole genome shotgun sequence DNA region contains:
- the LOC104329445 gene encoding uncharacterized protein LOC104329445 has translation MSGRGKKQAVASKSGAAPKKTKSAKAGLTFSVGRVYRLLKRGNYTDRISPGAAIYLTAVLEYLSAEILELAGNAARENKKARIVPRHIQLAVRNDDELNKVFSRVIIAQGGVMPNILSQLLPKKTVGNAASQE, from the coding sequence ATGTCTGGACgtggaaagaaacaagcagttGCTAGCAAATCAGGAGCTGCaccaaagaaaaccaaatctgCTAAGGCTGGTCTGACATTCTCCGTGGGTCGTGTCTACAGACTTCTTAAAAGAGGGAACTACACTGACAGAATCAGTCCTGGCGCTGCCATCTACCTGACTGCGGTGCTGGAGTACCTGAGCGCCGAGATCCTGGAGCTGGCAGGGAATGCTGCACGGGAAAACAAGAAAGCCAGGATTGTGCCCAGGCACATCCAGCTGGCCGTGAGAAATGATGATGAGCTGAACAAGGTCTTCTCCCGCGTGATCATTGCGCAAGGAGGTGTTATGCCAAATATTCTTTCCCAGCTCCTTCCCAAGAAAACTGTTGGAAATGCTGCTTCTCAGGAATGA
- the LOC142363513 gene encoding histone H2A-like produces MRLVRTDAIPYKKMIDVKMSEHGKKTTKLLLVPKKTKSAKAGLTFPVGRVYRLLKRGNYADRIGLGAAIYLTAVLEYLSAEILELAGDAARENKKARIVPRHIQLAVRNDDELNKVFSCVTIAQGGVLPNVLPELLPKKTISLKPPHKYVQSQEF; encoded by the exons ATGAGGCTTGTTAGAACGGATGCAATACCATACAAGAAGATG ATTGATGTTAAAATGTCTGAACATGGGAAGAAAACCACAAAGCTCCTCCTTGTGCCAAAGAAAACCAAATCGGCCAAGGCTGGTCTGACGTTCCCTGTGGGTCGTGTCTACAGGCTCCTTAAAAGAGGAAACTACGCTGACAGAATTGGTCTTGGTGCTGCCATCTACCTGACTGCGGTGCTGGAGTACCTGAGTGCGGAGATCCTGGAGCTGGCAGGGGACGCTGCACGGGAGAACAAGAAAGCCAGGATTGTGCCCAGGCACATCCAGCTGGCCGTGAGAAACGATGATGAGCTGAACAAGGTCTTCTCCTGCGTGACCATTGCTCAAGGAGGGGTGTTGCCTAATGTTCTTCCTGAACTTCTTCCAAAGAAGACTATCTCTCTTAAACCACCCCACAAGTATGTCCAGTCACAGGAGTTCTAG